The genomic DNA TAAATACTCCTAGGTATCTTTCGTAATTTTTCGTATATTTATATGGCAAAAGAAAGGCTCTTGAATACTTAATAATCAAGCTTTAACTCTTGCTAAAAATCTTATTTACAAACTAAAAATAAAGCAATATGAAATTTTCTAACTATGGATTTATTATGATAGATCCAAGCTACACCGAAGAACAGTCAACAGCATTAAAAGCGAATGGTTTTACAACTACTGTATATTGCGTACAGGATATTAATATGGCTTGTAAAGCCGCTAAAAAGCTACAAGATAAAAGAGTACATCTTATCGAGTTATGTGGTGCTTTTAATCATGAAATGGTAACTCAAATTATTGAAGCCGTTGACGGAAAAGTTCCTGTAGGAAACATCGCTATGCGACCAGAGGAAAGTGAGAAATTTATGTCCTTTTTAAATAAAGAACCTAGCTTAACTTAATTTTTTTCTGATACCAGATATTGAAGTGGTTTCAATTTTTTCTGATGCCTGCAAATTTTCCTTATTTCATCCTAATTTTAGGTTGTTGTCACAATGTAGCTAAAGCTATGTTGCTCAAAAAAAGACTTCATTAGGGCAAAAAATCCTAAATGTTCGCTTCAAAACAAAAAGTTGAAATCACTTCACTAATTATGCCAAGGAAATTTCCTTGGCATAATTTATTGCAAAATTTCAATAGAAACTAAATAATAGTACTTTGCCCCATATGAATATTTTGAAAATTTATATTGCTATCTTCTTGATTTTGTATGTAATCAGCAATAAAATCTCCCACCTTAGATGTAGTAAATGGTTTTTCTGAATTGATATCCATTGTCGAAATTCCCAATTCTAATGACTTCTGAACGGCACTATTGATAGCTTCCGCTTCTTCATGCAACCCTAAATGATCTAACAGCATTGCTGCTGATAAAATAGAGGCTAACGGATTCGCTATGTCTTTTCCTTTTGCTTGTGGAAAAGAGCCGTGAATAGGTTCAAACAAAGCATCTTCCTTTCCTATAGAAGCTGATGCTAACAAACCTATTGATCCTCCTATAACACTTGCTTCATCTGAGATGATATCTCCAAATAAATTTTCTGTCAAAATTACATCAAATTGCTTTGGATTTAAAATGATTTGCATTGCTGCATTATCTACAAATAGGAAATCTAGCTTTACATCAGGATATTCAACAGCTAACGTTGTAACAGTTTTTCTCCATAATCTAGAAGTTTCCAATACATTTGCTTTATCTACTAAGGTTAATCTTTTTTTTCTATTTTGAGCTGCTCTAAAAGCTAAATGTGCTATTCGTTCTATTTCTTCTTTAGAATAAGAACAGCCATCAAAGGCAATATTACCATCATCACTCAATTCTTTTATTCCAAAGTAAATACCTCCTGTTAACTCTCTATAAATAGCAATATCTGTATCTTTAACAATCTCTTCCTTTAGAGGGGAGTTCCTAATTAATTGATCATATGCCTTTACGGGGCGAAGATTACAGAATAATCCTAATTCTTTTCTCAATCGTAATAATCCTTGCTCAGGACGTACTTTTGCAGAAGGATCATTATCATACTTAGGATCTCCAATAGCTCCAAATAGTATAGCGTCTGAATCTTTACATAAAGCTATTGTTTCATCTGGTAATGGAGTTCCTGTTTTATCTATTGCACAAGCCCCCATCAACCCCTCTTTGTAAATAAAGGTATGTTCATATACAAACCCTACTGCATTGATCACTTTTTTTGCCTGTTCTATCACCTCTGGTCCTATACCATCTCCTGGTATTACTGCTATGTTAAATTTCATAATTAAACTTTTAATTAGACACCCAATCTGCTTCCTCTTTTCCCTTCAATTAAAAAACAGATATTGAAGTAGTTTCAACTTTTTCTAATGTCTGCAAATTCGTCTTATTTCACTCTAATTTTAGCTTTTTATCACAGCGTAGCTAAAAGGCTAGCTTACTCAAAAAAGACCTCATTAGGGCAAAAAACTAAATGTTTGCTTCAAAACAAAAAGTTGAAATCACTTCATTATTAAATTTATATATTTTCTTAATAAACGTTATTTATTGATTCAATTCAAAAACTTCGATAAGCCTTTTTTTACTCATTAAAAAGTCAATATCATCATATCCTTTTAATAAGCAAATCTTTTTATATGGATTTATATCAAATGCTTCCACAAAATGGTCTCCTTTTACAGCTACTTTTTGATTTTCTAGGTCTATTTCAATAGCTACATCAGGATTTACCGTTACTTCATTCATCAAAAAGTTTAAATACTCCTTAGATACTTGCACTGGCAGCAATCCATTATTCAATGCATTTCCTTTAAAAATATCAGCAAAAAAACTACTAATAATTACTTTAAATCCATACCCTGATAACGCCCACGCCGCATGCTCTCTACTAGAACCACATCCAAAATTATCTCCTGCAATTAAAATCGTTCCTTTATAACGCTCATTATTCAAAACAAAATTCGAGTTAATGTTGCCATCCTTTTGATAACGCCAATCTCTAAACAGATTATCACCGAACCCTTCTTTATCTGTTGATTTTAAAAATCGAGCGGGTATTATTTGATCTGTATCTATATTTTCTGTTGGCAATGGAATCCCTGTATCAATCAATCTATCAAATTTTTCCATTAATTCAATTGCTTTGTAAAGTTAGTAATTTTTCCTTCTATTGCAGCCGCAGCCGCAGTTAAAGGACTTGCTAAAATAGTTCTTGCTCCTTGCCCTTGCCTTCCTTCAAAGTTTCTATTAGAAGTAGAAACACAATATTCTCCTTCTGGAATTTTATCATCATTCATGGCTAAACAAGCTGAGCATCCAGGCTGACGTAATTCAAATCCTGCTGCTTCAAAAATAGTTTGTAACCCTTCTTCTTTTATTTGTTTAGCCACTCTTTGAGAGCCTGGTACTAACCATGCATTCACATGCAAAGCTTTTTGTTTTCCTTTTACATAAGATGCTGCTATTCTAAAATCTTCTATCCGAGAATTTGTACAGCTCCCTATAAACACATAATTTATAGGTTTATTTATTAAGTACTCTCCTTTTTGAAAATTCATATAATTTAATGATTTTTCAAAAGAAGCATCCTCTTCAAATGGTATTTTCTCTGTTATTTTTATTCCCATTCCAGGATTCGTACCATAAGTGAGCATCGGTTCGATATCTGCTGCATCTAATGAATACTCTTTATCAAATTGCGCATCTTCTTCTGTTTTCAATGTTTTCCAATACGCTACTTTTTTATCAAATGTCTCTCCTTTAGGAGCAAATTCTCTTCCTTTTATGTATTCAAATGTTGTTTCATCAGGCGCAATTATTCCTCCTCTTGCTCCCATTTCTATGCTCATATTACAAACAGTCATACGCCCCTCCATTGACATTTCCTCAAATACATTGCCTGCATATTCGCAAAAATACCCTGTTCCAGAATTGGTACCTAGTTTAGCTATAATGTATAATATAACATCTTTAGGCAATACCCCTTTTTTTAATTTTCCATTTACATTCACCCGTAAACTCTTCGGCTTTTCCAATAATAAACACTGACTAGCAAACACTTGTGCTACTTGGCTTGTTCCTATACCAAAAGCAATGGCTCCAAATGCTCCATGTGTTGACGTATGACTATCTCCACAAACCATGGTCATTCCAGGCTGCGTAATTCCTAATTCTGGAGCTATTACATGAACAATCCCATTATTTTCATGACCTAACCCGTACAAGGTTATATTATTTTTTTTACAATTTTCTGTTAATTGGTCAAGTTGCTTACGAGACAAAGCGTCTTTAATTGGTAAGTGCTGATTTTCTGTTGGTGTATTATGATCAGCGGTAGCAACTATTTTATCTGGCCTCGCCAAAGGAATTCCGCGGTTTTCTAATTCTTTAAAAGCTTGCGGACTTGTAACTTCATGAATCAAATGTTTATCTATATACAAAATTTGCGGTCCATTTTCAATGGTATCAACCACATGTGCGTCCCAAACTTTGTCAAATAATGTTCCCCTCATTATAGTATCATTCTTTTAGGTAAATTATAAATACCTTTATCATAATCTTTTGATTATAAAACAGTAAATATAACCTTATTTATATTTTAAGCTATTCTTATTTTTGAAACTTTATTTACCTCCTTCATTATTAAATGAATATCATTATCTATTACTTCTTTTTGTTTATCTGCAAAAGATAAAAATGTTTTATATGCTGCATCTAGCTGTATTTTTGTTAATTCATATCCTATTTTTTTTGCTCTATAGGCCAATGCTGCTCTACCACTTCTTGCTGTTAAGACAATCGATGTTTCATTTACTCCTACATCTTCTGGGTTCATTATTTCATAAGTTTCACGATGCTTAATAACCCCATCTTGATGAATTCCTGAACTATGAGCAAATGCATTTGCCCCTACAATTGCCTTATTAGGCTGTACTGGCATCCCCATCTTTTCACGTACCATCATACTGGTATCATATAATAATTTCGTATTAATATTTGTGTGTAAATTTAAATATGGATGTTGTTTTAACACCATAACTACTTCTTCTAAAGCTGTGTTTCCTGCTCTCTCTCCTATCCCATTAATTGTACATTCTATTTGACGGGCTCCATTCATAATTCCTGCTATGGAATTTGCAGTTGCCAATCCTAAATCATTATGACAATGACACGAAATGGTTACCTTATCAATATCTTTCACGTGTTCTTTTAAATAGTTTATCTTAGCACCATATTCTTCTGGTAAACAATACCCTGTGGTGTCTGGTATGTTTAAAACTGTTGCTCCTGATTTGATTACTTCTTCACATACTTTTGCCAAAAACTCATTGCTGGTTCTTCCTGCATCTTCTGCAAAAAACTCTACATCTTCTACAAATTTTTTAGCATAACCAACTGCTTCTTTTGCTCTTTTAATGACCTCTTCTTGCGTACTATTAAACTTATATTTTATATGAAAATCGCTTGTACCGATTCCTGTGTGTATCCTTGGTTTTACAGCTACTTTTAATGCCTCTGCTGCTACTTCTATATCTTTTTTAACTGCTCTCGTTAAACCACAAACTGAAGCATTTTTGACTAATTTAGCCACTTCATTAACTGATGTAAAGTCTCCTGGGCTTGACACAGGAAAACCTGCTTCAATAATATCTACTCCCAAAAAATCTAACCTTTCCGCTATTATTAGTTTCTGATTAGTATCTAATTTACATCCTGGAACTTGCTCTCCATCTCTAAGGGTAGTATCAAAAATTTGAACTTTATCGTTTTGCATATATCTTAAAATGATTGTCTAAATAAAAATCAAATGTATATATTGGCTTTTCAAAAGATTTCTTTTTCAAAAAGATTAATACGATATTTAACCATCAAACAAAAAGACTAAAAAACTAACAATCAATAACTTATGACTAAAAACCTTACAGTTTCCAATCATCAAAATGATGCTCTTTTTGTTCTAATAAAATCCTTATCGAAATCAGAAAAACGCCAATTTAATCTATACATAGGAAGATTAGGAGGAAATACTGACGCTAAATTTTTTTCACTTTTCAAAATTTTAGATAAACAAAAGTACTATAGTGAAAAAGAAATCATAAAAAGCGGTATTGTTAGCAAGCAACAACTATCCAATTTAAAAGCGCATTTATATAAACAAATATTAATTAGCTTGCGTTTAAATCCTGCTCTTAAAAATATCCGAATCCAAATTAGAGAGCAATTAGATTTTGCAACTGTCTTGTATCAAAAAGGGTTGTATAAGCAAAGTTTAAAGCTCTTAGATAAAGCTAAAAGCTTAGCTTTGGAGAATAATGAAAAAAACATTGCTTATGAGATTGTAGAGCTTGAAAAAGTTATTGAAAGTCAATACATCACAAGAAGCATTCATACAAGAGCTGATGAATTAACCATTCAAGCAAAAGAATTAAGCTTGCAAAATGTAATTACTAGTAAGCTGTCTAATTTGTCATTGCAACTATACAGTACATTATTAAAAAATGGTTATGTGAAGAATGATACTGAACTACAAAAAATCAACACTTATTTTAATACCAAACTTCCAAAATATGATTTTAAACATTTAGGTTTTAGAGAAAAATTATGGCTATACAAAGCTCATTTATGGCGTAGTTTTTTAACACAAAATTTTTTACAAAGCTATAAATATGCCGATAAGTGGGTTAGTTTATTCACAAAGGCTCCTAAAAATATTTATGTACACCCTGTTTTTTATTTAAAAGGGAAAAACTACCTATTAGAAAGCTTATTTTTCTTAAAGCATTCTTTAAAATTTAAAGATGAGCTTACTTTTTTCGAACAGGAAATCGCTACTAAAGCGATTCCTTTAAATAGCAATACAGAAATACTCATTTTTCAATATCTCTATTCTAACAAACTACACTTGCATTTTTTGGATGGTAATTTTAAAGAGGGAGCATATCTAGTTGATATCATCAATACTAAAATAGAAGCATTTAAAAATAGACTTGATAGCCATCACATTGTTATTCTCTATTATAAGATTGCTTGTTTGTATTTTGGAATGGGGAAAAATGAAACCTGTATTAAATACCTGAACAAGATTATTAATTCAAAGAATTTAAAAGTAGCTGATGATTTGCAATGCTTCGCCAGGGTGCTCAGCCTTATTGCTCATTATGAATCTGGGTTAGATCATGATTTAGAACGACAATTTAAAGATACCTATCGCTTCTTACTTAAAATGGAAAATTTACAAGAGGTTCAAAAAGAATTCATTGTTTCTATAAGAGATCTAAGAGATGTTTTTCCACATCAAATAAAAAAAGAATTCCAAAAAATATATGCTCGTTTAAAGCCTTATGAAGAACATCCTTATGAAAAAAGAGCTTTTTTATACCTAGATATTTTATCGTGGTTAGAGAGTAAAATTCAAGGTAAAAGCGTAGCTTACATAATTCAAAAAAAATCATTCAAATAAGCTACGCTTCTCTTTCTGTGTTCTATCAATAATTTCTGAACTTAGCTGTTGCTTGAAAAACGTGTTCTAGAATTTCTTGCTCTTGTGCATCAAAAACCTCATTTCTACGCTTCATAACAGTTTCAGCAACTTCAAAAACTTTAGCCGTTTTATATTCTGTAAAACCAGCAGCTCCTCCCCAACTAAATGATGGCACAAAATTTCTTGGAAATCCACTTCCAAAGATATTTGCCGAAACCCCTACTACAGTTCCTGTATTAAACATTGTATTAATTCCACATTTAGAATGATCTCCCATAATTAAACCACAAAATTGCAATCCCGTTTTTGAAAAACGCTCTACTTCATAATTCCATAATTTTACTTCAGCATAATTATTTTTTAGATTAGAATTATTCGTATCTGCTCCAATATTACACCATTCTCCTAAAACGGAGTTGCCTAAATAACCTTCATGCCCTTTATTAGAGTTTTGAAAAAGAACTGAATTATTTACTTCTCCTCCTACTTTACAATTTGGTCCTATAGTTGTTGCTCCATATACTTTAGCTCCCATTTTTAATGTTGCTTTTTCACATAGAGCTAGTGCACCTCTTACCACTACTCCTTCCATTATTTCTGCATTTTTACCTATATAAATAGGTCCTGTAGCAGCATTTAATGTAGCAAAATTCAATATAGCGCCTTCTTCTATAAAAATATTTTCTTTGTTAATATAATTGATTGTGTCTGGAATTTCTTGCGAGGTTCTTCCTTCAGTAATTAAATCAAAATCTGCTCGAATTGCCTTATCGTTTAATGAAAAAACATCCCAAGTATTTTTTATTTGAATCAAATCTTCTTTAAACTCTATCTGCTCATAAGTACTAAAATCAACTTCTTCTTGTGTATCCAAAGTATAAAAGGCAATCACATCTTCTCCTTTAAATACCGCTTGATTATGCGTTAATCCTTTTACTATTTCAACTAAATTATTAGTTGGTAAAAACGAAGCATTTATAAATACATTTTGCTCCATTTCTAACATTGGGTACTTAGCTCCTAAATATTCTTCAGTAAGCGTAGTCGTTGTCAACCCTAAATATTTCTCCCATTTTTCACGAATCGTTAAAATTCCTACCCTTATTTCTGCAACTGGTCTTGTATATGTAAGTGGAAGTAATGCATTACGAACATCACCATCAAACAATATATAATTCATCTTTTAAAATTTTATACAAATATAAAATAATGCACCTTAACTCTAATTAAAATAAGCTTTCTATTAGTATTTTTAAGGTTTTTTCAGATAATGTCATCAATCAATTGATTTTCTCAGAATAAAAAACAGCTTTTTAGAGCTTAATTAATTACATTTTCATATATCAAACTCACGCTCAATAGTTTCTATAAATTTTGCTACATAGACCTCTACTACCATTATTCTTGTTTTCTTTTCTACTCTTTATTCTTCGGTTGTTGCACGATCCTAATATCTTATTACATGTTCCTAAAGTGCATTGTTACACTTTCTTAGTAAGTTACTAGGGTGTTTTACAAAAAAAAGCTTAACTTTTTAGAACTTCGCTATATTCTTGCTAAGTTTATTTAATTAACTTATAAGTAGTATATAACTAATGTGATCGCCACGTAAAAAACTACGTTTTATTATTGTATAAAAGCAGTACACTAAAGTATTGAATTACAAAACACTGAAATTGCCTAAGCGAGAAAAAAATAGGAAAAAGAGCTATGATAGCACCTGTAAATGATATCTTGAAAAATACCTACCAAATTAAGCACGCTAAGCATTGCTCCTCTAACCATATTTAGCAAGCTTAATGACTAGACACACTGCTCGCTCCTTTCTGGATACTACACCGAGCATTAAAATGCAGCTATTTTTACCAAATAATTGGAATAAGTTACGTCAAACTCACATTAACTTATATGATAAAAACCGATTCCTTCTGCAACCAGTTTTTATCATGATAGCTTCTTTTTTCTATTCTTTTATGAATTGTTGAGCACCTAATTTACCATCAGCAGCTACTCTAAAAATATAAGTCCCTCTACTTAAATCTTTTACTATTATCTTATCCTTTCTAGATGATACTTCTTCCGACTTGATAAATTTTCCTGAAATATCATATACATCAACTTTTGCTGTTGAAATTTCAGTTGGTAATTGAACTGTCACCTCCTTTTCTGATGAAGGATTTGGATACATAGAAAAATTTAATCGCTTAGCTTCTTCTATTCCTAAAGATTGGATACTACCCGTTGTTGCTAATACCACCTTATCTCCTGAATCATTAACTCCATTTCCATTTGCTGCTACAGCTGCCGCATAAAACTTCACTAAACTTTCAGAAGTTGATGGAGATCTCCATTTAAACGACCATGTTTTTAAATTGGTTCCATTATGAGTTATCCTTTGCCCTGTAACTCTTGAGCCTGTTCCTGCAATAAAAGTCCCTATCTTAGAGTTATCACTAATTTTTTCTGCCGTTAGCTGAAAACCGCTTGTTGCTGTTGATGATGATAATGCAACTGTTACATCATACACTGTATTAACATCGTATCCTGTACTAGGAATATTTGTTGTAATAGCTAAAGAAGCTCCTGATGCTCCACCTGTATGACAAGTAGCACAACTTGCTCCTCCATCACCTAAAGATCCTGTTCTTCCATCGTTTCTTCCTCCTGAACTAGACATTAAAACAAAAGCAGAAATTGGAATTGATACTAAAAATAATTTAAAAAAGTAATTTCGATTCATACGATTCAAATTTTGGTTAATTTGAGAAATAGTCGCTTACTATGGTGTAAAATTTCACCAACCCCCTTATTTAAAAACAATATAAATAACTACTAATCAACACAGTAACACTATAAAAATATGCTTTTATTACTGAAATAAAAAGAGAGCTATCATTAAGTAATTTATAATATCACTAAAAGTTATTATATTAATTGTACTTTTGGCTTATGAAAAAAATACTTGCTCTCATTATTCTCGCTATTATATTGATGGCCGCTAGTTATTATGTTT from Tenacibaculum maritimum NCIMB 2154 includes the following:
- a CDS encoding DUF6506 family protein — encoded protein: MKFSNYGFIMIDPSYTEEQSTALKANGFTTTVYCVQDINMACKAAKKLQDKRVHLIELCGAFNHEMVTQIIEAVDGKVPVGNIAMRPEESEKFMSFLNKEPSLT
- the leuB gene encoding 3-isopropylmalate dehydrogenase, which codes for MKFNIAVIPGDGIGPEVIEQAKKVINAVGFVYEHTFIYKEGLMGACAIDKTGTPLPDETIALCKDSDAILFGAIGDPKYDNDPSAKVRPEQGLLRLRKELGLFCNLRPVKAYDQLIRNSPLKEEIVKDTDIAIYRELTGGIYFGIKELSDDGNIAFDGCSYSKEEIERIAHLAFRAAQNRKKRLTLVDKANVLETSRLWRKTVTTLAVEYPDVKLDFLFVDNAAMQIILNPKQFDVILTENLFGDIISDEASVIGGSIGLLASASIGKEDALFEPIHGSFPQAKGKDIANPLASILSAAMLLDHLGLHEEAEAINSAVQKSLELGISTMDINSEKPFTTSKVGDFIADYIQNQEDSNINFQNIHMGQSTII
- the leuD gene encoding 3-isopropylmalate dehydratase small subunit produces the protein MEKFDRLIDTGIPLPTENIDTDQIIPARFLKSTDKEGFGDNLFRDWRYQKDGNINSNFVLNNERYKGTILIAGDNFGCGSSREHAAWALSGYGFKVIISSFFADIFKGNALNNGLLPVQVSKEYLNFLMNEVTVNPDVAIEIDLENQKVAVKGDHFVEAFDINPYKKICLLKGYDDIDFLMSKKRLIEVFELNQ
- the leuC gene encoding 3-isopropylmalate dehydratase large subunit; the encoded protein is MRGTLFDKVWDAHVVDTIENGPQILYIDKHLIHEVTSPQAFKELENRGIPLARPDKIVATADHNTPTENQHLPIKDALSRKQLDQLTENCKKNNITLYGLGHENNGIVHVIAPELGITQPGMTMVCGDSHTSTHGAFGAIAFGIGTSQVAQVFASQCLLLEKPKSLRVNVNGKLKKGVLPKDVILYIIAKLGTNSGTGYFCEYAGNVFEEMSMEGRMTVCNMSIEMGARGGIIAPDETTFEYIKGREFAPKGETFDKKVAYWKTLKTEEDAQFDKEYSLDAADIEPMLTYGTNPGMGIKITEKIPFEEDASFEKSLNYMNFQKGEYLINKPINYVFIGSCTNSRIEDFRIAASYVKGKQKALHVNAWLVPGSQRVAKQIKEEGLQTIFEAAGFELRQPGCSACLAMNDDKIPEGEYCVSTSNRNFEGRQGQGARTILASPLTAAAAAIEGKITNFTKQLN
- a CDS encoding 2-isopropylmalate synthase translates to MQNDKVQIFDTTLRDGEQVPGCKLDTNQKLIIAERLDFLGVDIIEAGFPVSSPGDFTSVNEVAKLVKNASVCGLTRAVKKDIEVAAEALKVAVKPRIHTGIGTSDFHIKYKFNSTQEEVIKRAKEAVGYAKKFVEDVEFFAEDAGRTSNEFLAKVCEEVIKSGATVLNIPDTTGYCLPEEYGAKINYLKEHVKDIDKVTISCHCHNDLGLATANSIAGIMNGARQIECTINGIGERAGNTALEEVVMVLKQHPYLNLHTNINTKLLYDTSMMVREKMGMPVQPNKAIVGANAFAHSSGIHQDGVIKHRETYEIMNPEDVGVNETSIVLTARSGRAALAYRAKKIGYELTKIQLDAAYKTFLSFADKQKEVIDNDIHLIMKEVNKVSKIRIA
- a CDS encoding GlmU family protein; translation: MNYILFDGDVRNALLPLTYTRPVAEIRVGILTIREKWEKYLGLTTTTLTEEYLGAKYPMLEMEQNVFINASFLPTNNLVEIVKGLTHNQAVFKGEDVIAFYTLDTQEEVDFSTYEQIEFKEDLIQIKNTWDVFSLNDKAIRADFDLITEGRTSQEIPDTINYINKENIFIEEGAILNFATLNAATGPIYIGKNAEIMEGVVVRGALALCEKATLKMGAKVYGATTIGPNCKVGGEVNNSVLFQNSNKGHEGYLGNSVLGEWCNIGADTNNSNLKNNYAEVKLWNYEVERFSKTGLQFCGLIMGDHSKCGINTMFNTGTVVGVSANIFGSGFPRNFVPSFSWGGAAGFTEYKTAKVFEVAETVMKRRNEVFDAQEQEILEHVFQATAKFRNY
- a CDS encoding choice-of-anchor V domain-containing protein — translated: MNRNYFFKLFLVSIPISAFVLMSSSGGRNDGRTGSLGDGGASCATCHTGGASGASLAITTNIPSTGYDVNTVYDVTVALSSSTATSGFQLTAEKISDNSKIGTFIAGTGSRVTGQRITHNGTNLKTWSFKWRSPSTSESLVKFYAAAVAANGNGVNDSGDKVVLATTGSIQSLGIEEAKRLNFSMYPNPSSEKEVTVQLPTEISTAKVDVYDISGKFIKSEEVSSRKDKIIVKDLSRGTYIFRVAADGKLGAQQFIKE